Proteins from one Thermodesulfobacteriota bacterium genomic window:
- a CDS encoding glycosyltransferase, whose amino-acid sequence MKILFLIQSLGMGGAVRQLSLLSGHLARRGHDVSVVALYTTDQNWSSIWEIDSIPVKSFLLKPSSGVLSSGLQLIKATIQLWNMIKGEDIQVLYSYQGDIARFVAWLATRGIPNAKLIWGIQGSGQRNTLSINDWRESLPFYLCKWVSASVQLMVSGSDAGYISRKAKGYSCPKQIVIFYGIDTDRFLPDSQSRVRIRSEWGVPEDQKLIGRIARLAPDKGYPIFLEAAALLSKERKDVRFVIAGDGPKSYKRQLQLLSQELGLTEHLIWAGARPDMPAVYNALDILCSSSDSEGFGLTVAEAMACGVPCVATDVGDSAKIVGDKGIVVPPGNPQMLADGLKTMLHRLHGINPLELRQRIVSRFSIEKMVEATEKALSEVCSSST is encoded by the coding sequence ATGAAAATCCTTTTTCTGATCCAAAGCCTGGGAATGGGCGGGGCGGTACGTCAGCTCTCCTTACTGTCAGGTCACCTAGCCCGTCGAGGTCATGACGTCTCCGTCGTAGCTTTGTATACCACAGACCAAAACTGGAGCTCGATCTGGGAGATCGATTCCATTCCAGTAAAGTCATTTCTCCTAAAGCCATCTTCGGGTGTCTTGTCCTCCGGTCTACAGTTAATCAAGGCTACTATTCAACTCTGGAATATGATAAAAGGGGAAGACATCCAGGTGCTATACAGTTATCAGGGGGATATCGCCAGATTTGTCGCCTGGTTAGCTACTCGTGGGATACCCAATGCCAAATTGATATGGGGCATCCAGGGGTCTGGTCAAAGAAATACTTTATCAATCAACGATTGGAGAGAGTCTCTACCGTTCTATTTGTGCAAATGGGTTTCGGCATCCGTTCAGCTAATGGTCTCAGGCTCGGACGCTGGATATATCTCTCGCAAAGCCAAAGGGTATTCTTGCCCTAAGCAGATTGTCATATTCTATGGGATAGATACAGATCGGTTTCTACCGGACTCTCAATCGCGTGTGCGAATACGTTCGGAATGGGGCGTCCCTGAGGACCAGAAGCTGATCGGACGGATTGCCCGATTGGCACCGGATAAGGGGTATCCTATTTTCCTCGAGGCAGCCGCCTTATTATCCAAAGAAAGAAAAGACGTACGTTTTGTTATCGCTGGCGACGGGCCTAAAAGCTATAAAAGACAGCTTCAGTTGCTAAGCCAAGAATTAGGCTTGACCGAGCATCTGATTTGGGCGGGAGCAAGACCAGATATGCCTGCCGTCTACAATGCGCTGGATATTCTCTGCTCCTCTTCTGACAGCGAAGGCTTCGGCCTGACTGTTGCGGAAGCTATGGCTTGCGGCGTGCCATGTGTGGCAACAGACGTGGGAGATTCGGCCAAGATCGTGGGGGATAAGGGCATCGTAGTCCCACCCGGCAACCCACAGATGCTGGCCGATGGGTTAAAAACCATGCTGCATCGGCTTCACGGCATAAATCCACTCGAACTTCGCCAGCGAATCGTGAGTCGCTTCAGCATCGAAAAAATGGTTGAAGCCACCGAAAAGGCTTTAAGCGAGGTATGCAGTTCCAGCACATAA
- a CDS encoding glycosyltransferase: MRILFFIQSLGMGGADRQLSILSGHLARRGHTVSVLALYTTDQNWKLFWQLDSMDTRSLLLNEPTGVLAGGAGLIKATLELRDFLKRENIQILYGYLGHTARFISWLATRGMPDTKLIWGTRTSGGNTDLYHRNWKLSLLFNLCKWVSASVPLMISNSEAGYNYNKARGYRCRKELVIANGFDVEKFKPDPQARVRMRSEWGIPEDQKLIGRIGRLAPMKGYPDFLEAAALLSRERKDVRFVIVGDGPDSYRRQLRLLSQELGLAERLIWAGARPDMPAVYNALDILCSSSSHGEGFPNTIGEAMACGVPCVATDVGDSAKIVEDKGIVVPPGNPQMLADGLTTLLHRLHGINPLELRERIVSRFSIEKMVESTEKALVEVYATPK; the protein is encoded by the coding sequence ATGAGAATTCTTTTTTTCATCCAGAGTCTGGGAATGGGCGGAGCAGATCGTCAGCTCTCCATACTGTCGGGTCATTTAGCCCGTCGAGGTCATACTGTCTCAGTCTTGGCCTTGTATACCACAGACCAAAATTGGAAATTGTTTTGGCAATTAGATTCTATGGATACGCGCTCGCTTCTTTTGAACGAACCCACAGGCGTTTTAGCCGGAGGTGCAGGATTAATTAAGGCAACTCTAGAACTAAGGGACTTTCTAAAAAGGGAAAACATCCAAATTCTTTATGGTTATCTGGGTCACACCGCCAGATTTATCTCCTGGCTGGCCACTCGCGGCATGCCTGATACCAAGTTGATATGGGGGACGCGAACATCCGGAGGCAATACGGATTTGTACCACAGAAATTGGAAGCTATCTTTGCTATTCAATTTGTGTAAATGGGTTTCGGCATCCGTTCCTCTCATGATATCAAATTCAGAGGCTGGATATAACTATAATAAAGCCAGAGGTTACCGCTGCCGGAAAGAATTGGTCATAGCCAATGGGTTCGATGTAGAAAAATTTAAACCGGACCCCCAGGCGCGCGTACGAATGCGCTCTGAATGGGGCATCCCTGAGGACCAGAAACTGATCGGACGAATCGGACGATTGGCTCCGATGAAGGGGTATCCCGATTTCCTCGAGGCAGCCGCCTTATTATCCAGAGAAAGAAAAGACGTACGTTTTGTTATCGTTGGCGATGGGCCTGATAGCTATAGAAGACAGCTTCGGCTTTTAAGCCAAGAACTAGGCTTGGCCGAACGCCTGATATGGGCCGGAGCAAGACCAGATATGCCCGCCGTCTACAACGCGCTGGATATTCTCTGCTCCTCTTCTTCCCACGGTGAAGGGTTTCCAAACACAATTGGAGAAGCCATGGCTTGCGGCGTGCCATGCGTGGCAACAGACGTAGGGGATTCAGCCAAGATCGTGGAGGATAAGGGCATCGTAGTTCCACCCGGCAACCCACAGATGCTTGCTGATGGGTTAACAACCTTGCTGCATCGACTCCACGGCATAAACCCACTCGAACTTCGAGAGCGAATTGTGAGCCGCTTCAGCATCGAAAAAATGGTCGAATCTACCGAGAAAGCCTTGGTCGAAGTATACGCCACCCCTAAGTAA